Proteins from one Plasmodium cynomolgi strain B DNA, chromosome 10, whole genome shotgun sequence genomic window:
- a CDS encoding hypothetical protein (putative): MMLKKIFMYLNIICRIIKYIQLKKALFNENFDLHTCKMHDVFFFNYLYFFYNKYSKNCSNRYIKKLCVRYAVKKREIVTSLRRKINTAKDEDFYFLDVYQRLFEGAVRGSTLGALPSSDEDCRVGAVRMVNGVNVMNGVNAANAACRVNPACAANSTHPDNPANKVNRLMAFCRCMAEEHKNDAFFEPTNHKADCVFRYLTSTLHEDVIFLKNKNRDFNEKMSYTKSETWIKERKMITLTNGGSDNQDINEFLNMDHPKDEKYLESFLLHLLQRKKKTCILCYCVRRYYLRFLKRLQKNLSFEVLDKQINFIFDNNYLEIIKLYNRQKNNCGGAGNNDCGYHCGYHCSHQGGHRNSNNFHPNCKCSSIFSYINIDSIEACIIYLLQTTWKYYLCDILSIPNELEQFYDNLAKKHKRKKYKNSKDEKSWNFIKYLKEEKTNNMINKYLSNNEENMEVVSTNEDSSEEKLVHNNLLLSNFQFIDISAIKRNISAQSGLGADHRAHVNEGSANQVSGTNQVCGTNQVCGTNQVSCTNQVSCTNQVSGNTRTSSDEHLSSDNYANRNQKSHAKKNSEAQVEKNKAHKSEKVASDFYTIDLNILREDELSAYTQFPNGTLTLLKVLQGKLDNRELKKLLRQFNLRGIKVKSGTREHGRSIIVTNEVGPVGACSRGAALREDEIGMERGMEMEMERERDREREREKKEKKPEERKDEQCGELPTVREGETRAEIDDQAKGRRSKAEEDKGDKAKAVKGTKAKGSKSKGSKELTLPNALESNLEQVLTGSSNVDENFISNFYVNLKLLKDKLDNNYSDKNSNGKDNDTIPENALTSAIHKVSETMKKYNINNINEIKSVLVKNGYDIRKCYNGIDLIFLFLSKIKGVNVSFLNGNNFINNKNVYEILLQNFKTIDYENIEKDFYSLDYILSNFEYIDETYIYQRYRSFFHFTDLLFTVQNVVDDNSDITQDLFTPFFDVLNNLFCYGIGLVENFNENCKEVIKINSLEYFLEHLHKCIGSLYIIDKNFECRKELFGFIQYNSFFWHVLYKQYNFFLTYYDMKNHCNIFNAFLFHFFNYTFEFPLDNFFKIDNKLSEEKKAVVARLFDKFPFLKAEERFLFCLIFRFLLQDRNHFYSYYYSTELSLFIFNAIISLNNFSRNLEEPYMFSRGFTPLNGLEEVDPTLSLCQTNKVTVTKRKKHFQNFHLNKQNLVPFIHRKEKELLSLGSIINMEVTNKAIYFNNTINMLNFIIKDYKKNKFVNYANSDVNNSLFYLAYNYPIININPRQQDLMTLYLSSIYTYNENFRNINNLVYIYSNCFYNFHNLFLFLNKKNDLFLSLFKLRFQGKRCPEMRNFFYDAGEEAAIRAAGRVADRADGVTDPLAGPLAGRSAGCLTNRSTNRPTAPRALGNYDVAIHNCVSEVFYMYDGIVYDVNETENIDYYFQGGEAYLNFVRDKNMDYYEERENFLYEQNARERNEANDDVERRIEEVLRRELVTTGNRPNETNSDAINITKDNSNVMKNKSTNKRKKNEKNENFLHEPELERDIMNIRFTKKEFLGKNLPSFFYFRSLMYNHKSEINNKSDLMHANCSSSSAPKKFFYISLLFNIDFYNIRGMHIENKLVSDRTLLINKILKDNKGRLLNVKVFHLYNIFSKIIELHYEGKNNTSRSSNSRSSNNSSSNNNSNNNSGNNNSGNNNSGNNNSSNNPEDRFINGLDYKTDEDFYYKVKMNPSYFFLLYAIKNDYDKKNKNKLIFMNVNSDVESYVEDKKDGTYKFDLNILLIPISSHIVLSKYNGNINLFNDNDYPLITFKFLTSTYDLVCIGMIICYSKLLLQDYILNWFVPKIKERKLIKEDLEVKLEEINVYEESELYCLEKIRKFSCSIKKLLKKYNNTIVIQLKKNHNMNNVHIKCIENSKLNKTNFCSNCKSNYVCLCQKIKKEELRKKMNYIKDQEKMIKAIRSNCEINAENFIGEDINRKRSQTAHARSGDNTGKAGSITGAATTSVSEELQWDDDFMQTLYQNEELMDEMNVLENSYRSTNSSVLSVSSDNISNFSGDDNCILDEMENTTIIFNNALYEDEDLLRNEKKTQEKSGTGVGTGGGDHSYVNPVEGNRGKRDVTTCSFGCPGVGCGGDNAIELNLRKNNGKNDIEEILLLEFEKLSTEHVKNVYTMQKKFEKYTEGVYNKMMNELAKKREASKKVKGEEGGRSTTNALSESKEQSKILESQGQTEKNLETHTSVVLTQGQQDKAAQKSKLDTNALKKSDEPLSKKGEQSKAQEEGASLQPVSNNKRGAKTTKAEKGAHLDKDKGVSSNNAAGKDKRVVEDNTGANGLAQVDSLTPKKEEKEEKKEKARQGSTKEGAQEGELQKERDNRGGAQLKASPADEQGEKKVEAIGKKKSGEVKSGDVKAGESKGAKKKAGQGISAVKGAESSAKKEGGVTQKGASDSAKDGGVPVESQVEEEMEKPSEKSKSASGKKSQQAKEKKQKGGGSPVDDEEKGKGGDKTKGSKEGETKKGESKKGEAKKVEAKGDPKVEAKKAGAKTVEGAAREAEKAEPQIVEDQNVEDPINNYFCKNVSEQIEKMDKLDTVAAYLYNELVEITKKKLKKNVIRVENLSVEGYLGVGEEFLSAMNELVLKLNNKFGSEEGEKRFISSGAASVSTMSSGMKGSKGGAIINTAVAATPTGRHTDNEHPGKGTNKDVNIQEEQKERREETNKYNLYDNENIIKLLSMLKRKLISKILLPDSPSDKNKARNKKVVKKKQVDIKYICEIFRREYIFHDKLLILTQHILDINIRTNIFLFVYLFAGNYFSLVDLDFLLNNITYLNDYVYYNKVNVEESLFLGVDDCSSGNAAAVEAAGRTTNGTIIEMKKTQNQDQQASKQEKTTAVRSPHGNAKSEAATETLTNNNQSAKKKKKKKNTRNGVVIDDVEGEDEDEEEDDDEEEEDDLDDDEERKKKK, translated from the exons GAGCCCACCAACCACAAGGCGGACTGCGTCTTCCGCTACCTCACCTCCACGCTGCATGAAGATGTCATCTTtctgaaaaacaaaaacaggGACTTTAACGAGAAAATGAGCTACACGAAGAGCGAAACTTGGATCAAGGAACGAAAAATGATCACCCTGACAAACGGAGGAAGTGACAACCAGGACATAAACGAGTTCCTAAATATGGATCATCCAAAggacgaaaaatatttggaatCATTCTTGCTGCACTTATtacagaggaaaaaaaaaacgtgcattCTATGCTACTGTGTAAGACGTTACTATTTGCGCTTTCTAAAAagattacaaaaaaatttatccttCGAGGTGCTCGATAAACAGATCAACTTCATCTTTGACAACAACTACCTCGAAATTATCAAGTTATATAATAGACAGAAAAACAACTGCGGCGGGGCTGGAAACAACGACTGCGGTTACCACTGTGGTTACCACTGCAGCCATCAGGGTGGGCACCGAAACAGCAACAATTTCCATCCCAACTGCAAATGCTCCAGTATATTCAGCTACATAAATATCGACTCTATCGAAGCCTGCATCATCTACCTCCTTCAAACCACCTGGAAGTATTACCTCTGTGACATTCTTTCTATCCCTAACGAATTAGAGCAATTCTACGATAACTTGGCAAAAAAACACAAGaggaaaaagtacaaaaattctaaggatgaaaaaagcTGGAACTTTATTAAGTACctcaaggaggagaaaacaaataaCATGATAAACAAATATCTTTCCAACAATGAGGAGAATATGGAAGTGGTGTCTACCAATGAGGACAGCAGTGAGGAGAAGCTTGTGCACAACAACTTGCTTCTCTCCAACTTCCAGTTCATCGACATCAGTGCGATTAAGAGGAACATCTCGGCACAGTCGGGTCTCGGCGCGGACCACAGGGCCCACGTCAACGAGGGTAGCGCCAACCAAGTTAGCGGTACTAACCAGGTTTGCGGTACCAACCAGGTTTGCGGTACCAACCAGGTTAGCTGCACCAACCAGGTTAGCTGCACAAACCAGGTTAGCGGCAACACCCGGACAAGCAGCGACGAACACTTGAGCAGCGACAACTACGCGAACAGGAATCAGAAGAGCCACGCCAAAAAGAACAGCGAAGCGCAGGTTGAAAAGAACAAGGCACACAAAAGCGAGAAAGTGGCGAGCGATTTCTACACCATCGACTTGAACATCCTAAGGGAGGACGAACTCAGCGCATACACGCAGTTCCCCAATGGCACGCTCACCCTTTTGAAAGTGCTTCAGGGAAAACTGGACAACAGGGAGCTGAAGAAATTGCTGAGGCAGTTCAACCTTAGGGGAATTAAAGTGAAGAGCGGGACGAGGGAGCACGGCAGGAGCATCATCGTGACGAATGAGGTGGGGCCTGTCGGCGCCTGCAGCAGAGGGGCAGCCCTCAGGGAGGATGAGATAGGGATGGAGAGGGGGATGGAGATGGAGAtggagagagagagagatagagagagggagagggagaagaaggaaaagaagccaGAGGAGAGGAAAGATGAACAATGCGGCGAACTGCCTACCGTGCGAGAAGGGGAAACGCGGGCAGAGATTGACGATCAGgcgaaagggagaagaagcaaagcaGAGGAAGATAAGGGGGACAAGGCGAAGGCAGTTAAGGGCACGAAGGCAAAGGGAAGCAAGTCGAAAGGAAGCAAAGAACTTACCTTACCCAACGCGCTGGAGAGTAACCTGGAGCAGGTCCTCACAGGAAGCAGCAACGTGGACGAAAATTTCATCTCCAATTTCTACGTAAACCTTAAGCTGTTGAAGGACAAGCTGGATAATAACTACTCCGACAAAAATAGCAACGGGAAGGACAATGACACTATTCCAGAAAATGCGCTGACGAGCGCAATCCACAAGGTGAGTGAAACCATGAAGAAATacaacataaataatattaacgAGATTAAAAGTGTGCTAGTGAAAAACGGATATGACATACGCAAGTGCTACAACGGAATCGACCTGATCTTCTTGTTCCTCTCAAAAATTAAGGGAGTCAATGTGAGCTTCCTAAATggaaacaattttattaacaacaaaaatgtgtatgaaATTTTActgcaaaattttaagaCGATagattatgaaaatatagaaaaagatttttattCTCTCGATTATATCCTTTCCAATTTTGAATACATAGATGAGACCTATATATATCAGAGGTACAgatccttttttcattttacggATCTCCTCTTCACTGTACAAAACGTTGTGGACGATAATTCTGATATTACACAGGACCTGTTTACTCCCTTCTTTGAtgttttgaataatttattttgttacggTATCGGTTTggtggaaaattttaatgagaACTGTAAGGAGGTGATTAAAATTAATAGtttagaatattttttggaaCATTTGCACAAATGTATTGGCTCGCTCTACATCATTGACAAGAACTTCGAGTGTAGGAAGGAGTTGTTTGGTTTCATTCAGTACAACAGTTTTTTTTGGCATGTCCTGTATAAGCaatacaacttttttttaacttactATGATATGAAGAACCACTGCAATATTTTCAACGCTTTtctgtttcacttttttaattacaccTTTGAATTTCCTTTGgataatttcttcaaaattgatAATAAACTAagtgaggagaagaaggctGTGGTTGCTCGTCTGTTTGAcaagttcccctttttgaaagCAGAGGAGAGGTTCCTATTTTGTCTCATTTTCCGATTTCTCCTACAGGATAGGAACCACTTCTACAGCTACTACTACAGTACCGAGTTGtctctcttcattttcaacGCCATTATTTCTTTGAATAACTTCAGTCGCAACCTGGAGGAGCCCTACATGTTCTCCCGAGGGTTCACGCCTCTGAACGGGTTGGAGGAGGTGGACCCAACCCTCTCTCTGTGTCAGACAAACAAAGTGACAGTGACCAAGCGGAAGAAACATTTCCAGAATTTCCATTTGAACAAGCAAAACTTAGTCCCCTTCATTCAcagaaaggagaaggaacTTCTGAGTCTGGGGTCTATAATAAATATGGAGGTGACAAACAAAGCCATTTACTTTAACAACACCATCAATATGttgaattttattatcaaggattacaaaaagaacaaatttgtgAACTATGCCAACTCCGATGTGAACAATAGTTTATTTTACCTGGCGTATAACTACCCCATTATTAACATTAACCCTAGACAGCAGGACCTGATGACCCTATACCTGAGtagcatatacacatacaacGAGAATTTTCGAAACATTAACAATTTGGTTTATATTTACAGTAACTGTTTTTACAACTTtcacaatttgtttttattcctGAACAAGAAGAACGACCTTTTCCTTTCGCTGTTCAAACTGCGGTTCCAGGGGAAGCGGTGCCCGGAGATGCGTAACTTTTTCTACGACGCGGGGGAGGAGGCGGCAATCCGCGCCGCTGGCCGGGTAGCGGACCGGGCCGACGGGGTGACCGACCCTTTGGCTGGCCCTTTGGCAGGCCGCTCAGCTGGCTGCTTAACTAACCGCTCAACTAACCGCCCCACAGCCCCGCGCGCGCTTGGCAACTACGACGTGGCCATACACAACTGCGTGAGCGAAGTGTTCTACATGTACGACGGCATCGTGTACGACGTGAACGAGACGGAGAACATCGACTACTACTTCCAGGGTGGAGAAGCTTACCTGAATTTTGTGCGTGACAAAAACATGGATTACTACGAGGAGAGGGAAAACTTCTTGTATGAACAGAATGCAAGGGAGCGTAACGAAGCGAACGATGACGTGGAGAGACGCATCGAAGAGGTGCTGCGTAGAGAGCTGGTCACTACAGGCAACAGGCCGAACGAAACAAACAGCGACGCGATCAATATCACCAAGGACAACTCCAATGTTATGAAGAACAAAAGTACAaacaagagaaaaaaaaacgaaaaaaatgaaaatttccttCACGAACCAGAGTTAGAAAGAGACATAATGAATATAAGATTCACGAAAAAAGAGTtccttggaaaaaatttgccctcctttttttattttagatCACTCATGTACAATCATAAAAGTGAGATCAATAATAAGTCTGACTTGATGCATGCAAATTGTTCCTCCTCTAGTGCACCaaagaaatttttctatatctCTCTCCTCTTCAACATTGACTTTTACAACATACGAGGAATGCACATTGAAAATAAGTTGGTGTCTGATCGAACTCTActcattaataaaattttgaaggatAACAAGGGGAGGTTGCTAAACGTAAAGGTCTTTCACCTGTACAATATTTTCTCCAAGATTATTGAGCTTCACTATGAGGGAAAGAACAACACCAGCAGAAGTAGCAAcagcagaagcagcaacAATAGTAGCAGCAACAAtaacagcaacaacaacagtGGTAACAACAACAGTGGTAACAACAACAGCGGTAACAACAACAGCAGTAACAACCCTGAGGACAGGTTTATTAATGGACTGGATTATAAAACGGACGAGGATTTTTATTACAAGGTGAAAATGAATCCTTcgtacttcttccttttgtatgCCATTAAGAACGATTACGacaagaagaacaagaacaAGCTGATTTTTATGAATGTGAACTCTGATGTAGAAAGTTATGTTGAGGACAAGAAGGATGGTACGTACAAATTCGATTTGAATATTTTGCTCATCCCCATTTCTTCTCACATCGTTCTGAGCAAGTACAACGGAAATATCAACCTTTTCAACGACAACGACTATCCGCTTATCACGTTTAAGTTTCTCACCTCCACGTATGACTTGGTTTGCATAG GCATGATCATCTGCTACTCGAAGCTGCTCCTCCAGGACTACATCCTAAACTGGTTTGTCCCAAAAATCAAGGAGCGAAAACTAATCAAAGAGGATCTAGAAGTAAAACTGGAGGAAATCAACGTGTATGAAGAATCCGAACTCTACTGTctagaaaaaattagaaagtTCTCCTGTAGCATTAAGAAGCTTctcaaaaaatacaacaacaCCATAGTGATccaattgaagaaaaatcacaACATGAATAATGTTCACATAAAGTGTATAGAAAATTCTAAGCTCAACAAAACGAACTTCTGCTCCAATTGCAAAAGCAACTATGTTTGTTTGTGTCAAAagattaaaaaggaagagctgagaaaaaaaatgaattacatTAAGGACCAAGAAAAGATGATCAAGGCGATTAGAAGCAACTGCGAAATTAACgctgaaaattttattggGGAGGATATTAATAGGAAGCGGAGTCAAACCGCGCATGCGCGCAGTGGTGACAACACAGGGAAGGCGGGATCAATCACTGGTGCTGCAACGACGAGCGTGTCGGAGGAGCTTCAATGGGATGACGACTTCATGCAGACGTTgtaccaaaatgaagaactcATGGACGAAATGAACGTGCTAGAAAATTCCTATCGCTCAACCAACAGCTCAGTCCTCTCCGTGTCCAGTGATAACATTTCGAACTTCTCCGGAGACGACAACTGTATTTtggacgaaatggaaaacaccactattatatttaataatgcCCTGTACGAGGATGAGGACCTTttgcgaaatgaaaaaaaaacacaggaAAAGAGTGGCACAGGAGTAGgaacaggaggaggagaccACTCCTATGTAAATCCTGTTGAGGGAAACAGAGGAAAAAGGGATGTCACAACTTGCAGTTTTGGATGCCCCGGTGTTGGATGCGGCG GCGATAACGCCATCGAACTCAACCTTAGAAAGAACaacggaaaaaatgacatcgAGGAAATCCTCCTACTCGAGTTTGAAAAGTTGAGCACAGAACATGTAAAGAACGTATACACAATGCAGAAGAAGTTCGAAAAATATACAGAGGGGGTTTacaacaaaatgatgaatgAGCTGgcaaagaaaagggaagccagtaaaaaagtgaagggGGAAGAGGGTGGACGAAGCACTACCAACGCGCTGAGCGAAAGCAAGGaacaaagtaaaatattaGAGAGTCAGGGTCagacggaaaaaaatttggagacACACACTTCTGTTGTGCTTACCCAGGGTCAGCAGGACAAAGCGGCACAGAAATCCAAACTTGACACGAACGCCTTGAAAAAATCTGATGAGCCGTTGTCAAAGAAGGGAGAACAGAGTAAAGCCCAGGAGGAAGGTGCTTCGCTTCAACCCGTTAGTAATAATAAACGCGGTGCTAAGACCACCAAGGCTGAAAAAGGTGCTCACCTCGATAAGGACAAAGGTGTGAGTAGTAACAACGCGGCGGGTAAGGACAAACGGGTCGTGGAGGACAATACTGGTGCAAATGGCCTGGCGCAGGTGGACAGTTTAACCCccaagaaggaggagaaagaggagaaaaaggagaaagcgCGCCAGGGAAGCACGAAGGAGGGCGCACAGGAAGGAGAGCTGCAGAAGGAAAGGGATAACAGAGGGGGCGCTCAGCTGAAGGCGAGTCCGGCCGATGAAcagggagagaaaaaagtggaagccATTGGTAAGAAGAAAAGCGGTGAAGTCAAAAGTGGTGATGTGAAAGCAGGTGAGAGCAAGGGTGCAAAGAAGAAAGCGGGCCAGGGAATCAGCGCCGTGAAGGGAGCAGAAAGTTCTGCCAAGAAGGAAGGCGGCGTCACGCAGAAGGGCGCTAGCGACAGCGCGAAGGATGGAGGTGTCCCTGTCGAGAGCCaagtggaggaggagatGGAAAAGCCGAGCGAAAAGAGTAAAAGCGCCAGCGGAAAGAAGAGCCAGCAGgccaaggagaagaagcagaaaggAGGCGGTAGCCCGGTGGACGAtgaggaaaaggggaaaggcgGAGACAAAACGAAGGGAAGCAAGGAGGGAGAAACGAAGAAGGGGGAatcgaaaaaaggggaggccaAGAAGGTGGAAGCGAAAGGGGACCCAAAAGTGGAAGCGAAGAAGGCGGGCGCCAAAACGGTTGAAGGCGCCGCGAGGGAAGCCGAAAAAGCAGAGCCCCAAATCGTCGAGGATCAGAACGTGGAAGACCCCATCAACAACTACTTCTGCAAAAACGTCTCGGAgcaaatcgaaaaaatggacaaactAGACACCGTCGCGGCGTACCTTTACAACGAGTTGGTGGAAataacgaagaagaagctgaagaaaaatgtaatacGGGTAGAAAATCTGTCGGTAGAAGGCTACCTAGGCGTAGGGGAGGAATTCCTCAGCGCGATGAATGAGTTGGTTCTCAAGTTGAACAATAAATTTGGATCAGAGGAAGGTGAGAAGAGGTTCATTTCAAGTGGCGCCGCCAGCGTAAGCACCATGTCTAGTGGAATGAAGGGCAGCAAAGGGGGAGCAATAATCAAcacagcagtagcagcaacCCCGACGGGAAGACACACCGACAATGAGCACCCTGGAAAGGGAACTAACAAAGATGTGAACATACAAGAAGAACAGAAGGAGAGGAGAGAAGAAACCAACAAGTACAATCTGTAcgataatgaaaatattataaaattgttaagcatgttgaagagaaaattaatttcaaaaattctTCTGCCAGATAGTCCAAGTGATAAAAACAAAgcgagaaataaaaaagttgtaaaaaaaaaacaagttgATATTAAATACATTTGTGAGATTTTCAGAAGggaatacatttttcatgACAAGCTTTTAATCTTAACTCAACACATTTTGGACATTAACATTCGGACCAATATCTTCCTATTTGTGTACCTCTTTGCTGGGAATTACTTCTCTCTCGTTGATTTGGACTTCCTGCTTAACAACATCACCTACTTGAATGACTACGTGTATTATAATAAGGTCAACGTGGAGGAGTCGCTTTTCTTGGGAGTCGATGACTGCTCGTCCGGCAACGCAGCAGCGGTGGAAGCGGCAGGAAGGACGACCAACGGGACGATCAtcgaaatgaagaagacaCAAAACCAGGACCAACAAGCATCGaagcaggaaaaaacaacCGCCGTTCGAAGCCCACACGGGAATGCCAAGAGCGAGGCAGCCACAGAAACACTAACCAACAACAATCAAagtgcaaagaaaaaaaagaagaaaaaaaacacacgaaATGGCGTAGTGATCGACGATGTGGAGGGAGAAGATgaagacgaggaggaagacgatgatgaagaggaagaagatgacCTGGATGACGatgaagaaaggaaaaaaaaaaaataa